DNA sequence from the bacterium genome:
CGGCCGGGCCGGCCATCTCAGTCTCTTTGACCTGGCATCGAGAAGCACATTTAAGCTGCCGGGCGACGACGTTCCACTCAATCCTAGCGGGGCAATGGCTTTCGATGTGAGCGGCAACCTCTGGGTCGGCTCCTCTATGGGCATCTATCGCCTGGAAAGCGAGACCTGGACGAGATTCAGCACAGAGGACGGTCTTACCTCAAACGACGTTAATGGAATCGCCATCGCGGCTAACGGCGACATCTGGGCGTGGGCCGGCTCTCCATACACGGAGCCCACAATCGACGTGAACATCTTCAGCGAGGGCAGCTGGCGCCAGCAGCCCATCGCGGCGTCGGCCTGCACCATAATGGGCCTCGCCTCTGACGACCAGCACAGTATCTGGGCTTTGATACAGACCTCCTGGTCGCCCGCCTCTTACACAGTTATGAGGCTTGACGCGGATGGCTCCCTGAAGCAATGGCCGCTCGACACCGGTATAACGGGCACTCTCCAAGGGATGTTCGTCTCCCCCCGAGGCGACGTGTGGATAACGGGGTCCTTCGGCGCGCTGAGATTCGCCGACGATGAATGGCGGCCCGTTACGCCCGCAGATGGCCTTGCGACCGGGGCGATCGAATCCGTTGCCTTCGCCCCTCACAACGAGACCTGGGTTTGCACGGACACCGCGCTTTCGCGCCTCGATGAGAGCCCGATTCCCTGGCTTGACCTTGATCTCACGGGCACTACTGGCACGACAGTGGACTTCGTCCCTGGCGACACGCTCAGTCTTTACGGCGAGCTTCACAATCCCATGGCGCCCTGCGCCGTCTCAATCTACGTAGCCTTTCAGCTGCCCGGCGATGAGACGCTCTTCTTCTGGCCAACGTTCTCGACCGCTCCTACTCCTGCGTTCACGGGGGCGCTTCCGGATAAGCTCTTCTGGGGTCCTGCGAACTTGTTCCAGTACAGTTTCGGAGGCTTCGAGCCCGCCGGTGAGTATTTCGTAAAGGCGGCCATCATCTCCAACGAGACCGGCGAGCTGATCGACGAGATCGTTGAGGCGCCGTTCACGTTTACGCCGTAAGGGAAGCTGTCTCCCTCAGCAGACCTGGATTGAGGCGCACGCCTGCGATAACGCTCGCAGGAGTGGCTTTGTGATGACGTTGTAGAGGCTGTCCGGCCTATCCGGCATGGTTTCTGACCGGAGCGGGGATTCTGCGCCGGGAGTTTGCCCGGTCTTAAGCGGGGGCTCGTCGGTTTATTTGGTATATGGGTCTGCTTCTGCATGGTCCCAGCTGGAATTGGACCGGACCGGACGCCGCGCATGAGCGCGCCGAGGGGGATTCGCAGCCGGCGTCAAGCCCCCTGAAACGAAGGCGGTGCCCTGAACCACTCCAGGACAGAATGGGGAAACCCCTCTCAAAAAAACAGCTTGACTTTATCGGACTGAGAACCGATAGTTAAAGATAGAAACACGAAAATAGCCTGCCTGAGCCGCGATCGAGGCAAGGTATTGCCATCGTGGTATTGTGTCAGGTTTATCCTTCAGAAATCCGAGTCCCGATGATATATAGCCGGTATGGTGGCAATTAAGTGCTTGTCGGTTCAAGATTTGGTCTTTGCGAGGGTGTTTATAGCTTTTCACGATTCGTTCATCGACTGATCACTTAGGCGTTGGTTTCGGTCATTAGGTCTTGGGCTGTGTTGCCTTTGATTTGGCGGGTCCGAGCAATTCACAACAATAATCAGGGGAAATCACATTGGCTAGACCACGAAAGAGGAAGGTAGAAACAGCGGCAGTTCCGCCCAGGAATCAGGTTCGAGAGGATACTGGGTACATGCCGAGCGGCGTCAGGCCGACGATGAACCTCGTCGAGCTGAAAGCCAAATCGACCTCGGAACTGTCGAAGCTCGCTCAGGAGCTTAGTGTTGATGGTTCCGCCGCTCTCCCAAGGCAAGAGCTGATCTTTAAGATCATGCTTGCCCAGATAGAGAAAGAGGGGCTGATCTTTGCGGAGGGTGTTCTCGAGACGTTGCCCGAGGGCTTCGGCTTTCTGCGGTCTCAGGACTTCAACTACCTTCCTGGGCCTGACGACATCTACGTCTCGCCGTCGCAAATACGGAAGTTCGGGCTGCGAAAGGGCGACACAGTTGGCGGGCTGATCCGTCCCCCCAAGGAGAACGAACACTACTTCGCTCTCTTGCGAGTGGAGACGATAAACAGCCAGGAGCCCGACAAGATCAAGGAGACAATCAACTTCGACAATCTGACACCGCTCTTCCCGGACCAGAAGATCCAGCTCGAGACCGGCAACGGCAACATATCTACTCGCATCATAGACTTGATTACGCCGATCGGACTGGGTCAGAGGGGCCTGATCGTGGCGGCTCCCAGAACTGGGAAGACGATGCTGCTCCAGGCCATCGCCAACAGCATCACGGCGAACCATCCGGACGTGATACCGATCGTTTTGCTGATCAACGAGCGTCCGGAGGAGGTAACCGAGATGCGTCGCTCGATAAACGCAGAGGTTATCGCGTCAACTTTTGACGAGCCTGCTGAGCGGCACGTGAAGGTTGCCAGCATGGTGCTTGAGAAGGCCAAGCGGCTTGTCGAGCAGGGGCATGACGTTTGTATCCTTTTGGATAGCCTCACCAGGCTTGCCAGGGCTCACAACACTGTCGCGCCTCCTAGCGGCAGGGTCCTGTCGGGCGGGCTCGACTCCAACGCTCTTCAGAAGCCGAAGCGGTTTTTCGGGGCCGCGAGGAACATCGAGGAGGGCGGGAGCCTCACCATTATCGCTACCGCGCTTGTCGAGACGGGGAGCCGAATGGACGATGTTATCTTTGAGGAGTTCAAGGGCACCGGCAACATGGAGCTGCACTTGGACAGGAGGCTGGTTGACCGCAGGATATATCCTGCCATCAACTTCGAGAAGTCGGGAACGAGAAAGATAGAGCTTCTTGTGTCCAAGGATGTGCTCCAGAAGCTCTGGATACTAACTCGTTTCCTACAGCAGAACTATGACCCGGTCGACGCGATGGAGTTCTTGATTGACAAGGTCTCCAAAACCAAGTCCAACGAAGATTTCCTCAACTCAATGAACACGATGTAGCGGCCAGCCGCCCTTCTGAGGGAGACATCCTGGAGGATGACCTGGCCAAAACTAGTCTCGATCAATGTCCTTGCCACAAACGAGAAGGATTGCTTGAGGCGCTGTCTTACATGCATCCAACGTCAGACGTATTCGCCAATCGAGGTCATTGTAATTGACAACGCCTCGACCGATGGGACGGACGAGATGCTCAGGAGCACTTTCCCCGAGTTTGCTGTCATAACCAATCCCGATAACCTCGGCTACTGCAAGAGCCACAACATCGCCATTAGGCGGTGTCACGGCGATTATGTGATGCCGCTAAACGCAGATGTCTTCATGGAGCCAGGCTTCGTCGAGGCGAAAGTGTGCGCGGTGCAGAGCGCCGCCAACATCGGCATGGTTGAAGGGAAGCTCTTGCGGATTGCGGGCCACGACGCCGCTATACCTGACGAGAAGATCATTGACGGGGTTGGCACCGTGCTGACGAGAGCGCGAAGGAACTTCGAGCGAGGCCAGCGCGAGCGCGACGAGGGGCAGTACGCCGAGCCGGAGTTTGTTTTCGGCGCATCGGGCGCCGCACCACTTTATCGGCGAGAGATGCTGAACGACATCGAGGTCGAGGGAGAGTTTTTTGACGAGGACTTCTTCATCTACAGAGACGAGGTGGACCTGGCGTGGCGTGCTCAATGGCTCGGCTGGAAGTGCCTTTTCACGCCAGATGCGGTCGCATATCATGTTAGGGCTTATGCCCCGGACAAACGGCTTAAAGTGCCAAAGTTCCTCCGACAGATTCAGCTTCGCAACCGATATCTGATGATAATCAAGAACTCCTCTGTCACCAACATCCTGCGGGACCTGCACCACATCCTCTGGTTCGAGTTCAGGCAGTTAGCCTACGTCCCCATCTTCGAGCCTCACCTGGTGAAAGGGCTTCTGGGCGCTATCAGGCTCGCCCCCAAGATGCTCAAGAAGCGCAGAGTAATCGTCGCCAGACGCCGTGAGACCCCTAGATACATCCATTCTCTTTTCGGTTGATCGCCCCCGTCACCAGCAATGCGAGGGGCTGGCCCAAATTCGCCTCGAAAATCATTTGTGAGATTGCCAGCCCCGTGCCCACGCAGTTGCGTTCGGTATGCAGATTCGGATAATCTATCGGGCATGAGATTCCGGCAAGCGCGGCACTCGGACAATGAATCTGACATAGAGCACTTGGGCGAGAGGGGCGTTCCTACGCCGATCAATGGTCGAGGTGCAATAGGCCGTGTAGGGCTGCCCGGCACACTGCTGTGTCTGGCACTAGTGGCCGCGGCCGGACTTGTGCCGTTCCTTCCGACGTTCCACCTATTCTTCAGCCACACGGATGACTTCCTCTTCTTCTATCCGCTTCCATTCTCCGAGTATCCTAGGATTTTCATCCCGCACTGGAGCTTCTACAGGCCGCTGCCTGAGATATTCTGGCTGCTGGAATACCGCTTCCTGAACGTCGATCCGTTCGGGTATCGTGTCGTTGCCTGGTCTCTCCACCTTCTGTGCCTTCTTACTGTTTTCTGGCTGGGATTTGTGCTCTCCAGAAGCCGCTTCGTCGCGACCGGCGCTGCGCTGATAGTCTCACAGCAGCCAGCGCTCCATGACACAGTCTGCCGGATTGGTGGTGGGATTGACATCATGTTCACCATCCCTTACCTCCTGTGCCTCATTGCGTATTTCCGCTACCGGCGGGCGCGAAGCACCACAGCCCTGGTCGCATCGCTCGTCCTAGCTACCATTTCGCTCTTATCCAAGGAGATGGCAATCACACTTCCGCTTGTCCTTCTTTTGATCGAGCTTGTTTTCTTTTCAGGTCGCGGTCGCAAGGAAACTGTCAGAAGGTGCGCCTCGGCCATTCGCCGCACCAGCCCATTCTTCCTACTCACCGCCACTCACGTCATCCTGTTCGTTCTGCGGCCATTCTGGCCAAAGCCAAGCCAGATCGGCCTTCTATCGAACTTCCGGTCAACCGCTCTTCATGTCTTGAGCAACACAGAGCTGGTCTTCAGCCACCTTTTTGCCCCACTTTGGCTCGTCGTGCCAACCATTCTTCTTGGCATCTATATCATGCTGCGAGCTCGCACGACCGGCGGCGTAGGTTGGGAGGACTCTGCACGGCTGCGACGGCTAATGCTCTTTGCGCTTGGATTCACGGCGCTCTCGCCGATCCCGGTAGTGCCCCTGCCCGTGATGATCGAGCCGCATTCGTTCTATCTTCCAGTAATCGCCTCGAGCCTCGTGACAATGGCCTCGCTGGCCACCATCCGCGCTCGCCTTGCCCGAAGTCGCAAGGCTGCCGTGGCGCTGCCAGCCGCAATCTTGTGCGCAGCGCTCCTGATCCTCAACGCCGATCTTCGAGGCGAGCTGGCTGAGTTTGTGAAAACGAATGAGGTCAAAGGATCGATTCCGATGTCGGTCGCCCGTAATATCGATCCCAAGACCGCTAATGGCCAGATATCGCTCGTCTTCATGCCCGGAGACAAGGTCAGGAGCGTCGGCACGGATGTCATCTACTTCTGGGTTGCAGGGACACGGTTCATGTTGCACGACTCGATCGAGGTGATGTGGGTTCACGAGTACCTGACCAGGGCGCTTGTGATGGGCCGACCAGCCCCCGAACCACAGTTTTGGGAATGCAAGGATTCTGAGGCGCGCGCGAGTCCGGAGTTGACCGAACACATAAGGCGGCTGTTGAAGTACCGGGCCAGCCTGGGAACAGCTCTTGGGACACCCCCTCCTCTCGATCGCAGCAAGGCCGGCCTATCGTTGACCGGGCCTGTGCCTGAAAACACACTCGACTGGGATTTCTCTGAGGGCCTGGACGGCTGGATAGTTAGGCGCGGCAGCGCCAAACTGGCCAACGGATACTTGGATATATCATCAGATGACGGGCTGTTCGTGCTTGAAAGTCCCAGAATCTCGATCGATCCATGGTATTTCGCCACGGTCAACGTGGTCGCTAAGTGCGACCACAAGCCCGACGATTCTGTGTGGCGAATCCACTACCGTTCCAACGGCGACGATGGCTGGCCAAAGTTCAAGAATCGAATCGCTCCCATAAACCGGGATGGCAACTTCAACGCCAATCTTGCCCTCATGCTGGTCCAGTTCTACTGGGGCTACGGCCGAAACATCGCTGGGTTGCGCCTCGTCATCGAGGGTCTCTCCCCGGGCACTGCCCTGCAGCGCATTTCTCTCTCTCCTGCCCTGGCCCCACTGTCGATTAGCGGCTTCAGAACGATCTCACCTGGCTTCAGCATGAAAGGGCCGCCGCGCCTCGATAACTTCGTGGACTGGTCTCGGCCTTGCGACGTGAAGTCGGCCAAATCAAAAGCTTCAGTGGGCAAGTAATAGACGAAAAGGCATCCAAGTCCGGCAGTAGAGGCCTGATACCTGTTACACTGTTGCTATAACTGGGAAACTCGGGCCAGTGCCGTTCAAGGAAATGCTGGCGCTGGTTTATGCTGCCTAATCTGTTTTTTTCGAGACGTGCTGGTCTGCGTTGCAAAACTGCACCGGGCGTGTAGTATGCCGCGTTGAAGCCCGATTTGGTGGGAACTATAGCAGAGGTTGTCGATCTATCATGCTTTTGGAAGAGGTTGAGCTCATCTTCGTTTTGAGCGTCCTTCTTCTCTCCGGCTACGCACTGGGCATTTTGGCCAAGAGAGCCAGGCTTCCCGAGATCACGGGTTACATCGCGGCCGGGATAGTCTTAAAACAGGCGATCTTCTGGCTCGGGCTGATGTCGGACATCAAGTTCACGAAGCTCTTCTCACGCGACCTCATTCCGATTAACCATCTAGCACTTGCACTCATAGCGTTTGCTGTGTGCAGGGGTCTGCGGCTCGAGCAGATGAAACAGCTGGGCAAGGGCATTATCTGCATAGCTTCGGTTCAGGCCATTGTTACGTTCGTCGCAGTTACGATTGGCGTTGCAGTCATCGGTTCTTACGCCAATCTCGGCGGCGCGCCCGCAGGCAGTTTTATGAATGTGCTGCCGCTTGCGATCGTCTTTGGTGGTATCGCGACTGCGACCGCACCGGCGGCAACAGTCGCCGTGATAAGGGAGTTAAGGGCCAAGGGCCCCTTCACTACGACGCTGCTGGCGACGGTTGCTATGGACGATGCGATCGCGCTTTTGATATTCGCTTTTGGCATTACGATAGCTGAAAGTCTGCTCACGATGGGCGTTGCCACCGCTGGTTATGGGGCGTCTCGGCTATGGCTTAGACCGCTGGTGGAAGTGGTTGGGTCTTTGTGTCTTGGGCTTCTCGTCGGCATAGCTCACCATTTCGTCGGGGCAAAGGTAGTGGGAAAGGTCGAGATGATGACAGCATCACTTGGCATAATCACGTTCACCAGCGGCCTCTCCATGCTTCTCGGGCTGTCACCACTGCTCACTATCATGGCCGCCGGTTTTGTCCTGGCCAACATCTCCAGACGTAATCAGCGCATCTTCGCGTCCATCGAGGGCGTTCAGGGCCCTGTATTCGTGATCTTCTTCACGCTAGCGGGGACACAGCTTCACCTTGAGAACTTGTTCACCTGTGGGATAATCGGGGCAAGTTTTCTTGTCTTCAGGCTTTTGGGTAAGGTGGGTGGCGCCCGTTTGGGTGCATCCATAGCACATGTGAAGGGACCGGCGAGGCGCTATTTGGGGCTTGCGCTGCTTCCGCAGGCTGGTGTTGCGATCGGCCTGATGCTGGTGGCTCAGGAGAACCCTTACTTGTTTGCTTATAGGTATGTGCTTGTCGATGTTGTCCTCGCATCAGTTGCTTTGAACGAGCTTATCGGGCCGCCCTTCGCTGCCTACGCCTTGAGGCGCTCTGGCGAGGCGGGTCTCTCGAGGAAAACAGAGACCTCGAAAACTCTGGGCGCATCAGAGGAAAGATATGATTCCTGAGGGAGCAGACCTAGTATTCCTTGTTGGACTGATCCTCACCGTAGCCTTCATTGGCGGGCGGCTCTCAAATCGCGTTCGGCTGCCTGAGGTTACTGGCTACATTTTTGTGGGGATTCTTCTCAAGCTGTTCCTGGACCTGCTCGGCCTCATCAAACACCAGAGGCTTGAACTGCTGCTTGGCGAGCATCTCGGACAGGTCCCACAGATCACACTTGCTCTCATCGCGTTCATCATCGGCGGCAGTTTGCCTATTGGCCGGCTCAAGCGGCTTGGGCGAGGCATCGCCTGGATCGGCATGATGGAGGGTTTCGGAGCTTTCTTCTGTGTTACCTTGCTGACATTCGTAGTAGCGCCTCATGTGTGGGCCGTGCCCCCGATCGAGGGAATCTCGCCAATCAAGTCTGTGTTTGCATTTGCCCTGCTGTTGGGAGCGCTCTCGGCTGCCACAGCGCCCGCCGCAACTGTGGCCGTCATAAGAGAGCTCAGGGCGCGAGGCGACGTTACGACAACGCTTCTGGGGGTGGTCGGCTTCGACGACGCTGTGGCGCTATTCATCTTCACTTTCGCGAGCGCAACTGCCTCAGGTCTGCTGACCATTGGGGCACAAGTGGGCAGCAGTCTTTACGAAACAGTGGCTTTGCCGCTGATCGAGATCGTTGGCGCCGCCCTGCTGGGTATAGGGATGGGGTTTGTGGCTCACTTCGGCTCTCGCTTCTTCAGGACCAAGCGCGAGACTACCGTTGGCGC
Encoded proteins:
- a CDS encoding glycosyltransferase family 2 protein encodes the protein MTWPKLVSINVLATNEKDCLRRCLTCIQRQTYSPIEVIVIDNASTDGTDEMLRSTFPEFAVITNPDNLGYCKSHNIAIRRCHGDYVMPLNADVFMEPGFVEAKVCAVQSAANIGMVEGKLLRIAGHDAAIPDEKIIDGVGTVLTRARRNFERGQRERDEGQYAEPEFVFGASGAAPLYRREMLNDIEVEGEFFDEDFFIYRDEVDLAWRAQWLGWKCLFTPDAVAYHVRAYAPDKRLKVPKFLRQIQLRNRYLMIIKNSSVTNILRDLHHILWFEFRQLAYVPIFEPHLVKGLLGAIRLAPKMLKKRRVIVARRRETPRYIHSLFG
- a CDS encoding cation:proton antiporter yields the protein MLLEEVELIFVLSVLLLSGYALGILAKRARLPEITGYIAAGIVLKQAIFWLGLMSDIKFTKLFSRDLIPINHLALALIAFAVCRGLRLEQMKQLGKGIICIASVQAIVTFVAVTIGVAVIGSYANLGGAPAGSFMNVLPLAIVFGGIATATAPAATVAVIRELRAKGPFTTTLLATVAMDDAIALLIFAFGITIAESLLTMGVATAGYGASRLWLRPLVEVVGSLCLGLLVGIAHHFVGAKVVGKVEMMTASLGIITFTSGLSMLLGLSPLLTIMAAGFVLANISRRNQRIFASIEGVQGPVFVIFFTLAGTQLHLENLFTCGIIGASFLVFRLLGKVGGARLGASIAHVKGPARRYLGLALLPQAGVAIGLMLVAQENPYLFAYRYVLVDVVLASVALNELIGPPFAAYALRRSGEAGLSRKTETSKTLGASEERYDS
- a CDS encoding cation:proton antiporter; its protein translation is MIPEGADLVFLVGLILTVAFIGGRLSNRVRLPEVTGYIFVGILLKLFLDLLGLIKHQRLELLLGEHLGQVPQITLALIAFIIGGSLPIGRLKRLGRGIAWIGMMEGFGAFFCVTLLTFVVAPHVWAVPPIEGISPIKSVFAFALLLGALSAATAPAATVAVIRELRARGDVTTTLLGVVGFDDAVALFIFTFASATASGLLTIGAQVGSSLYETVALPLIEIVGAALLGIGMGFVAHFGSRFFRTKRETTVGALGFVLLSGGIAIGLGVSPLFTNMFVGFTLINLSPRNIRIFRSLGDIDAPIYAMFFTLAGTHLEFSNLGMLGALGGIYIVARFAGKLFGVRIGARLGRAPPTVRKYLGFGLLPQAGVAIGLVLVAKANPAFASFAPMLTNIILGTVAVNELVGPPCTAYALRKAGEVAGEKPPANSS
- the rho gene encoding transcription termination factor Rho; amino-acid sequence: MNLVELKAKSTSELSKLAQELSVDGSAALPRQELIFKIMLAQIEKEGLIFAEGVLETLPEGFGFLRSQDFNYLPGPDDIYVSPSQIRKFGLRKGDTVGGLIRPPKENEHYFALLRVETINSQEPDKIKETINFDNLTPLFPDQKIQLETGNGNISTRIIDLITPIGLGQRGLIVAAPRTGKTMLLQAIANSITANHPDVIPIVLLINERPEEVTEMRRSINAEVIASTFDEPAERHVKVASMVLEKAKRLVEQGHDVCILLDSLTRLARAHNTVAPPSGRVLSGGLDSNALQKPKRFFGAARNIEEGGSLTIIATALVETGSRMDDVIFEEFKGTGNMELHLDRRLVDRRIYPAINFEKSGTRKIELLVSKDVLQKLWILTRFLQQNYDPVDAMEFLIDKVSKTKSNEDFLNSMNTM